In Rhodohalobacter sp. 614A, the sequence TTGCTGATTAAATATCAATCAGCCATCAGCATCAAGGAGAAGTTTTAACGTTTGTTCATCCCGGGGAGTAATGGATCGTTTGCCATTTTCTTTTTCGCTAATCCGTGTTTTTGCAGAATATCCCATCTTTTCTGCCAGTTCGGTTTGAGTAAGATCCAGTTGTATTCTAATGGATCGAAATTCTTCTTTTGACATGGTCATAAATTTTCTCCAAAATTTAGATTAAGGGTTTTAAGTATCCCCGGCCAAAAGCCGGGGTCGACGTATTAATTTTATGGCTGCCCGGGTCGTTCGGGCGGCCATAAAATTTAGTGAATTCTGGTTCAGCTTTGATATAGGGTTTAAACTCAACATTCCGGAAGCTGTCCGGCCCGGAATATTCATTTACATCATCGAAAGTAAAGCTCATAAAAAG encodes:
- a CDS encoding helix-turn-helix domain-containing protein, with amino-acid sequence MSKEEFRSIRIQLDLTQTELAEKMGYSAKTRISEKENGKRSITPRDEQTLKLLLDADG